The genomic region GCCCTGCCCTGGCTCATGCGCAACAATGCGCTTTACGGCGACCCCATCGCCTCCCATCTCTTCCAAACGGCGTTCAACGACACGCGCTTTACCATGACCGCCGATATCATGATGCGTGTCTTCGGCGGGTTCAATGATTACCTGCGCGTTGTGTTCCAGTGGGCGTTTGCATCTTACTGGGGTGGCTTTGATTCGATGCGCGCCTTCTGGGGATTGGATCCACACAAGAAAGGCCCGAACTTTGGACGCGGTCCGGCGGAGATCTATACGGTGCTGGCGCTGATTTGTCTGGCGGCCGTGATCGGCCTCGCGCGCGGCGTGAAGTCCGTCAAGGGCGACGGGGCGGCGACGGCGATGCTGGGCGCCTGCGCGGCGCTGACGGCGTTCACGCTGATCGCCTTCATGCAGTTCAATTTGACCTATTTCCAGTGCCAGGGACGGTATTGGTATCCGGCGGTTTACCCGCTGACTCTCTTCTTTGTGGCGGGATGGCGCGGCCTGCTGTCGCAGGATCAGGCGCGGCGCGGGGCGTATGTTGTCGCCGCGGCCGGGATGGTCGGCCTGAATATCTATACGATCGCCGCGCTGCTGATCCCACGGTTCGCCGGGGGATAGCGGGTATAATCGTGTCAGCCCAATGTGGCCCATTCGTCTAGGCAGGCCCAGGACGTCACGCTTCTCGGCGTGGAAACAGGTGGTTCAAATCCCCTATGGGCTACCAGATCGCGCTAGCGGCGCTATTCTCCGAACAATTGAGTTGACGGGAATCGGCTTTTCCGGTTATAATACCGCTAGGAGAGCGAATCCCCTGATTTTACGTCGGGACCACTGCTCCCGACGTTTTTCCGTCATCGAGTCGCCCCGTGGCGTCTCTTTACAGATTTTAGAGTTTTCACCGACATGCGCCGAACAAAAATCGTCTGCACGATCGGGCCTGCGACCAGCAGCCCCGATGCATTGCGTCAGCTAATCATTGCGGGGATGGATGTCGCCCGCCTCAACTTCTCCCACGGTAGCCACGAGGCGCACGCCGCCGTGATCTCCTCCCTTCGCTCCATTGCCCAGGAAATGGGCCGACCGCTTTCCCTGCTTCAGGACCTTTCCGGCCCCAAAGTCCGCGTGGGCAAGATCGCCGGCGACGGCGTGTATTTGCAGGCGGGCAGCCAGATCATCCTGACGATGGAAGACGTTCCGGGCGATGAAGAGAAGATCAACCTTCCCGTTCCCGAGATCTTCGAAACGGTGCTTCCGGGCACGCATCTGATGCTGGACGACGGCTTGATTGAGCTGCGTGTCAAATCGAAGCGCTCCGACGCGCTGATCTGCGAAGTGGTCGTCAGCGGTTTGCTGACCTCGCACAAGGGCGTCAACGTTCCTGGCGTCTCGCTGCCCATCGCGGCCGTTACCGACAAGGACCTGGAAGACCTGCACTTCGGCATTCAGCAGAAGGTAGACTGGGTCGCCGCGTCGTTTGTTCGCTCTCCCACTGACATCGCCGTCCTGCGCGGTGTCTGTGACGCCGCCCGCGCCAAGATCCCCATCATCGCCAAAATCGAGAAGCACGAAGCGATCACCTGTATCGACGAGATCCTGGAAGTCGTGGACGGCATCATGGTGGCGCGCGGCGATCTGGGCGTGGAAGTGCCGATCGACGAAGTTCCCGTGCTTCAGAAGATGCTGATTCGCAAGGCGAACCAGGCCGGCAAGCCCGTCATTACGGCGACGCAGATGCTGGACTCGATGATCCGGAACCCGCGTCCGACCCGCGCGGAAGCAACGGACGTCGCCAACGCGATTTTCGACGGCACCGACGCCGTTATGCTGTCCGGCGAAACGGCGGTCGGACAGTATCCTTACGACACCGTCCGGATGATGGCGAAGATCGCCACGCATACGGAAGCTTCTCTCGATTACGCCAAAATTCTGGAC from Capsulimonas corticalis harbors:
- the pyk gene encoding pyruvate kinase, with the translated sequence MRRTKIVCTIGPATSSPDALRQLIIAGMDVARLNFSHGSHEAHAAVISSLRSIAQEMGRPLSLLQDLSGPKVRVGKIAGDGVYLQAGSQIILTMEDVPGDEEKINLPVPEIFETVLPGTHLMLDDGLIELRVKSKRSDALICEVVVSGLLTSHKGVNVPGVSLPIAAVTDKDLEDLHFGIQQKVDWVAASFVRSPTDIAVLRGVCDAARAKIPIIAKIEKHEAITCIDEILEVVDGIMVARGDLGVEVPIDEVPVLQKMLIRKANQAGKPVITATQMLDSMIRNPRPTRAEATDVANAIFDGTDAVMLSGETAVGQYPYDTVRMMAKIATHTEASLDYAKILDEKGTAANSDRISITEAVGEALCDIAQDLHCSAIIAATASGRTARVVSRYRPRAPIIAATNRPETFQRLALIWGVHPVMVDMADDADSMVEICIDAANKSGYVQDGDIVVLSGGVPVGRTGSTNFIKIHRIGQPLRPE